In Rhinolophus sinicus isolate RSC01 linkage group LG01, ASM3656204v1, whole genome shotgun sequence, the genomic stretch AAATTGCAtcaattaataaaacaaacaaacaaaaactatagtcaatttgggttttttccccagTATTCATTTAAGTAgctataaaagacattattttgtGGAATGCAGTGTAACTAATAACAACACTTGTAAGGTAATATCTTCATAGATTTACTTCCTGGAGTTAATTTGTTTAAGAATTCAGTTGCTGTTTCTAATAATGATAGCAAGAGCATTGCACCCAATGAgatgccttaatttttttctgctatatAGTTTTTCTGCTATATAGTTTTCTAAACTATATTTAGTTCTTAAGTACATTCCATAATCAAAACTAGAACAAAACAATCACCTTTGTCCCTTCAATCTTCTCCAGCTATTGTCCCTCACTTTTTTTCTGTTGCGTTGCAAAACCTCACATGTATTTCCATGGTAGCTTTctattctctcttcatcttttcctCATACTTTTTGGACTTTGGTCCCCACCACTCTACCAAAACTGTCCTGCAGGGATCACCAACGGCCCGGTCTTGTGGAGTCTAGATGTTTAATCTTCATCTTACTACAGCTCTGCGTAGCATTCAGATTCATCAATCTCTTCACTTCTGTAGGCTCTCCAACCCTTACCTACATCCTATCACACCCATTTGGTTTAATCCCAATATCACCAGCTGCtccttttctgtgatttttctctttttcagatgtTGTTCTCAAGTGTGAGGGTGCCCCTTACAGTTTCTatttaaattctctttaaatGGGTAATTTTGGATACATTAATTTAGACAATTAATCTCTATTCAGATTTccaactcctctctctctctctctctctctctctctctctctctctgtctctctccctgtctctctctttccctctctctcatctatctatctatctatctatctatctatctatctatctatctatctatctatctatctatctatctatatctatcatctatctatcatctatctattctatctatatctatcatctatctatttatcttttatatctttatgtatCCAAATGATCACTTGACATCTCCTTAGATTGTTAATGGTCATCCAAAATTTAAGAGGAGTAAGTTCATGATTCTTTATACCACTGaatcctttccatatttcctcccaacattttaaagtatgaaaGATATAAATGAGACCAGGACCTTCCaagtggcttgtcttttcatgcCTTTCCACATTAAGTTTGCTAGAGTATACTGGGCACCcagttaagtttgaatttcagaataCTGAAtttcccaaatattgcatggaatatgcttatacaaaatattatttatttaaaaatcaaatttatctgGGTATCCAACACTTTCATTTGCTATGTATGGCAACCCAAAGCTTAGAAAGAACAGTTTCTATACTTTGCCCTATTATAGACTCGGTTACATCTGAGAGTGCTTCTTGTAacactctttctctctttatagcACACGGAAATCAATGGCCTTTCTGCTCTGCAAATGTAGCATGTTTGTTCTCAACTTAAAGCCTTTGCCTTTGAGCTAGTGAACCTCTGAAAGTAATCGCAGAAATGGCTAGAATCTTCTCCTCCCTCAATTCTCTCAGAGAGGCTTTTCCAGACCATCCATTCTGAAGTAACCTCTCACAAGTACTCTAAATTTACCTTACATCAacttgatttattatttaaatagacTTCACTATCAGAAATTATCtcattcacttttaatatttgctttcaaaTGTCTGCCTGCATTTCCTGTCTTGCTCAatctagaatataagctccattaCAATAGGGATCTTGTTTGTACTGCTCACTGCTCCATCCCCAGTGTTCATAACAATGCCTAAcatacagtgatttttaaaactttgaaatgcGAAAGAACTAATACATAACCAACTCAATGAGTCAAgtagcatttaaaaattcttctttccaactttttcattttgaaataactttagtTACCAAGTGTTGcaaaaatatttagacatttccCATAAACCCTTCACCAGTTACACCTATGTTAATATCGTTCATAACCAAGCACAGTGCACAATGATCAAAACTAGTAAATTAACCTTGTACAATATTCTTAACTAATCTACACATCTTATTTagatttcacattttttccattagtgtctttttaaaaaaaagtttttaattccaggatccaatccaagaTCCCACCTGGCATTTGGTTGTCTAACCTCTTTAGTGTCCTCCAATTGGTGATGgtttctcagttttttctttaacttttatggtattgacaattttaaaaagtgaaatgttttgTAGCATGTTCCTCAatttgggtttttctgttttctgatagCAAAGAAGAGGTTATACATTTTGGGCATGAATACTACAGAGATGTGCATATTTAGTTTTGTCATAGCAGGAGGTACATGGTGTCAATTAATTTGATAGttttagaatgatttttaaactgcaattactaaTAGGATaaatctttctattttatataactGTGGTCCATGGATTTAAATTTCAGGGACTCTACTATAGCTTttgataatatacaaaataatagatGCATATGTATGATAATTGCAAACAAACGTGAATAATATTGCTTCACAAAACAGTAATAAACAACATTAATCATTCAATGATTTACAACTGAACCCTGTCAGGTCTTCACTATGTTTGCTCCATGTCTTCTGCACAAACTTTGCATCCTTCCCTACCTCTTGGAAGCCACACTTTTGTTCTCAAGGctgtatatatacagatagaaaaaaaggatattattaaaggaaaagaagaattttcAAGAAGTGAAACCTGTATGGGTCATATGATCACATGGTAGCTAGTAATATAGCTTAGATTTCACATCTGAAATGAACAAGCCACCAAAGTAGGAGAAGAATCTTTCATTAAAAGCACATGATTTCATTACAGGCATCCTAACACACAGCAAAATTATCTTGGGTATGTGATTTGTGAGGAATTCTGGAGATGATTATAATTCAATTAGTTTGGAACATGAATCCAACAGTACCTGTGGTTTGCCCCACATACCACTCAGTTGGTAAATAAGGCCCTGTGTATACCTTAACATCAAACTCTAGAATTCGACTCTGCTCTTCAACTGAGTTTTTCATCTGCTCACACCATGTGCTTCTACAACAATTACTATGGTGGCCTGGGCTATGGCTATGGTGGCCTGGGCTATGGCTATGGTGGCCTTGGCTATGGCTACGGTGGCTATGGATATTCTTCTTACCATCCATGCTGCTATGGAAGATACTGGTCTTATGGCTTCTTCTGAGAAATTCTAGATTGCTCTTCTGTTCAAGACATTCTCTTATGAGACACTATGTGTACTTcctgcattatttataatgacCATGTTGCTGTCTGTTCAAACAATGACAACCAAATCTTAGACTACCATGTAACATCAGAACTATTTTGATTGAAATTACCTGATTTCccaataatttagaaaaatattaacttgatCTTGTGTTACTCTTATATGATTGAATACAAGTGACCTTAACCATTTAGAAAATtgtctaaatttgttttttattaaaggtAGCCTGCACGCTGGTAATATTTGCATGTATGTTTATctagattttgtgtgtgtgtatgtgtttgtactTGTGTTTGAGATTGGTCACCCTTTGGATATCTATAGTTGATAATTTAGATGTATGGTTGAATAGTTATATTCAACTAGTGCTTGAAAAATGTTATATTCAACTAGATCCAATGGCTACTACTATTTACCTTGATTTAATCAAAGCCTCATGTTGAATATATTCAAAGTTTGACTAGAGACATTGGCAAAGCAGTGTCCCTCTTCTCACCATTTCAATTCgttactgtttc encodes the following:
- the LOC141571703 gene encoding keratin-associated protein 20-1-like is translated as MCFYNNYYGGLGYGYGGLGYGYGGLGYGYGGYGYSSYHPCCYGRYWSYGFF